In one window of Opitutus sp. GAS368 DNA:
- a CDS encoding DUF1318 domain-containing protein, which produces MKTRLCTLFAALCLLTVTAFAETAADIRHRMEQRLPQIDAFKAREILGENNRGLLEERKPGSGSVVSDENRDREAVYALIAKETGASSDSVARARAKQIAANSKPGVWLQDESGAWKKK; this is translated from the coding sequence ATGAAAACCCGACTCTGCACCCTGTTTGCCGCCCTCTGCCTGCTGACGGTCACGGCCTTCGCCGAAACCGCGGCCGACATCCGCCATCGCATGGAACAACGCCTGCCGCAGATCGATGCGTTCAAAGCCCGGGAAATCCTCGGGGAGAACAACCGCGGCCTCCTCGAGGAGCGCAAGCCCGGCTCCGGCAGCGTGGTATCCGACGAGAACCGCGACCGCGAGGCGGTCTATGCCCTCATTGCCAAGGAGACCGGCGCCTCCTCCGATTCGGTCGCCCGGGCCCGCGCCAAGCAGATCGCCGCGAACAGCAAGCCTGGCGTCTGGCTGCAGGATGAGTCCGGCGCGTGGAAGAAGAAATAG
- a CDS encoding YnbE family lipoprotein codes for MNRRHLLTLALAPLLLGGCLNVTTAPIEVKPIHITVDVNVKVEKALDDFFGDLDKKSATIAHEETK; via the coding sequence ATGAACCGTCGACACCTTTTGACCCTCGCCCTTGCGCCGCTCCTGCTGGGCGGCTGCCTCAACGTCACGACCGCGCCCATCGAGGTGAAGCCGATCCACATCACGGTCGACGTGAACGTGAAGGTGGAGAAGGCGCTCGACGATTTCTTCGGCGACCTCGACAAGAAGTCCGCCACGATCGCTCACGAGGAGACCAAATGA
- a CDS encoding YdbH domain-containing protein codes for MTITLSKRRMLLGAAGLAVTLLTAGLLARQALTGLAVNALLQLAGASEIKFTITEASPWRVVVEDIGFSVRTQGFAAKRVTFTRAHWWTPSLGTVRVEQARVPITVDGSDTSPFTWSTYQNGQAKVQPWQTPLEELALDGRLVVKAAAVPAQEITVKLEARLTPGNTWTGHVQADGPGLSVQGEGSYDMTRDELAFKLPAVALDVKAWQEFVRRIVLLPGGAWELEGKFTGSAEGRLVGKKLTTTGTVRLRDGRASNTALAVTAEGLEANLEFTDFVRFATKPGTMRIREVRTGQLALQDLDCVFAFADTNKMVVSKATFKALGGTVAMEPFNYFLSLRELETVVLVEGIDVEQVMALTKDLPAKAVGRVNGRFPIRIDDSGLRLGTGWLELKPGVYAEIQFNANGLLTGGASPSSPSYAVLKKVESGLLKLKITEMRLDIRPPGAPPGRSAQLHLAGEPVDPNVKAPVILDLNVNGPLERLINLGLDSRVSFGSKP; via the coding sequence ATGACTATAACCCTGAGCAAACGCCGCATGCTGCTGGGCGCGGCCGGGCTGGCCGTCACGCTGTTGACGGCGGGCCTGCTGGCGCGGCAGGCGCTAACCGGTCTCGCCGTGAATGCCCTGCTGCAGCTGGCGGGCGCCTCCGAGATCAAGTTCACGATCACCGAGGCCTCGCCGTGGCGGGTGGTCGTGGAGGACATCGGCTTCTCGGTCCGCACGCAGGGGTTTGCCGCCAAGCGCGTGACCTTCACCCGCGCGCACTGGTGGACCCCCTCGCTCGGCACCGTCCGCGTGGAGCAGGCCCGCGTGCCCATCACTGTCGACGGATCGGACACCAGTCCCTTCACCTGGTCCACCTACCAGAACGGCCAGGCGAAGGTCCAGCCGTGGCAGACGCCGCTGGAGGAGCTGGCCCTGGACGGTCGGTTGGTGGTGAAGGCCGCCGCGGTGCCCGCGCAGGAAATTACCGTGAAGCTTGAGGCGCGCCTGACGCCCGGAAACACCTGGACCGGCCACGTGCAGGCGGATGGTCCCGGCCTCAGCGTGCAGGGGGAGGGCAGCTATGACATGACGCGGGACGAGCTGGCTTTCAAGCTGCCCGCGGTGGCGCTTGACGTGAAGGCGTGGCAGGAATTTGTGCGCCGGATCGTGCTGCTTCCCGGCGGGGCGTGGGAGCTTGAGGGAAAGTTCACCGGCAGCGCGGAAGGCCGGCTGGTGGGGAAGAAGCTGACCACCACCGGCACCGTGCGCTTGCGTGACGGGCGGGCCAGCAATACCGCCCTCGCTGTAACGGCCGAGGGCCTGGAGGCCAACTTGGAGTTCACCGATTTCGTCCGGTTCGCCACCAAGCCAGGCACCATGCGGATCCGCGAGGTGCGAACGGGTCAGCTGGCGCTGCAGGATCTCGATTGCGTCTTTGCCTTCGCGGACACCAACAAGATGGTCGTCAGCAAGGCGACGTTCAAGGCCCTCGGGGGGACCGTGGCGATGGAACCCTTCAACTACTTCCTCAGTTTGCGCGAGCTCGAGACCGTGGTGCTGGTGGAAGGCATCGATGTCGAGCAAGTCATGGCACTGACCAAGGATCTGCCGGCCAAGGCCGTGGGCCGCGTGAACGGGCGCTTCCCGATCCGCATCGACGACAGCGGCCTGCGGCTCGGCACGGGCTGGTTGGAGCTCAAGCCCGGCGTTTACGCCGAAATCCAGTTCAATGCCAACGGCCTGCTCACCGGTGGCGCCTCGCCCAGCAGCCCGAGCTACGCCGTGCTTAAGAAGGTCGAGTCCGGCCTGCTCAAGCTCAAGATCACCGAGATGCGGCTCGACATCCGGCCGCCCGGCGCCCCGCCGGGCCGTTCCGCCCAGTTGCATCTGGCCGGCGAACCGGTGGACCCCAACGTGAAGGCGCCGGTGATTCTCGACCTCAATGTCAACGGCCCGCTGGAAAGGCTCATCAACCTCGGGCTCGACTCCCGCGTCAGTTTCGGGTCCAAACCTTGA
- a CDS encoding tetratricopeptide repeat protein yields MKKSLLALSLLVATVASASPSASPPPPPSTGSSSAPARHDALEVTFFNDGTVMLFKKQWAAAQQQFEAALAINEKMAEAHNNLAYVLRKQGQDRYAASLQHYNRAIELKPKMAEAYMYRGALYALSGKAGLAQADYDMLVRMKSKLAPHLKKVIDTGTEEEPEQFYGVSKKQ; encoded by the coding sequence ATGAAAAAGTCGTTGCTCGCACTGTCTCTTCTCGTTGCCACGGTCGCGTCCGCCTCCCCCAGCGCCTCGCCTCCGCCCCCGCCTTCGACGGGCAGCAGCAGCGCGCCGGCCCGCCATGATGCCCTCGAGGTCACGTTCTTCAACGACGGCACCGTGATGCTGTTCAAGAAGCAGTGGGCCGCCGCCCAGCAACAGTTCGAAGCGGCGCTGGCCATCAACGAAAAGATGGCCGAAGCGCACAACAACCTCGCGTATGTCCTGCGCAAGCAGGGCCAGGACCGCTACGCCGCCTCGTTGCAGCACTACAACCGCGCCATTGAGCTCAAACCCAAGATGGCCGAGGCTTACATGTATCGCGGCGCCCTTTATGCGCTGAGCGGCAAGGCCGGCCTCGCGCAGGCCGATTACGACATGCTGGTCAGGATGAAGTCCAAGCTCGCCCCCCATCTCAAGAAGGTCATCGACACCGGCACGGAAGAGGAGCCCGAGCAGTTCTACGGCGTCTCCAAGAAGCAATAG
- a CDS encoding glycogen/starch/alpha-glucan phosphorylase yields the protein MPSKATAAKPGKSPGRPPADSPAAIFRALIQRHLVSTLARHEGSATPRDWWVATALAVRDTIHERMIATQAVHNANNVRRIYYFSLEYLMGRLFGNNLLATGLMDTAKAALASLGQDFEKIREAEVDMGLGNGGLGRLAACFLDSLATLDYPALGYGIYYEFGLFRQAFAANGQQVEHPDNWILFGDPWEVARPEYTQEVRFYGRIENVFDDHGNYRPRWVDTKTILGVPHDIPTAGFGTGTVNLLRLWASKSSEDFDLAAFNRGGYVEAVREKAIGETVSKVLYPNDKTETGKELRLMQQYFFVACSLRDIIRRHFRNPANSWKNFAGKVAVQLNDTHPAIAVVELTRILIDEHGFTLAAAWEIVGATFAYTNHTLLPEALEKWSVGLFERVLPRHLQLIYDINAQLLKAVETKWPGDNEKKRICSLIEENGHKQVRMANLAVAGSHAVNGVAALHTDLLKKNLFPEFDALYPGKFQNKTNGITPRRWLHKANPRLSALITKKLGSAAWVRGLDQLHGLEKSAGDAAFQKEFMAIKRANKVDLAAVIKAECGVDVSPDALFDVQIKRLHEYKRQHLNLLHILALYRRLLQNPGLDIVPRVFVFGAKAAPGYDLAKNIIRAINVVGAHINTDPRIGGKLKVVFLPNYRVSLAEKIIPAADLSEQISTAGKEASGTGNMKLSLNGALTIGTLDGANVEIKEEVGDENIFIFGLNVDEVAALWAKGYKPWDFYQADEELRAVLDWLGSDFFTPGEHGAFALVHDSLLSGGDPYLVLADFRRYCDCQARVDAAYRDKAKWAKMAILNTARLGKFSSDRTIREYAKDIWSLKPVKV from the coding sequence ATGCCTTCGAAAGCCACCGCCGCCAAGCCGGGCAAGAGCCCGGGCCGTCCGCCCGCCGACTCGCCCGCGGCAATTTTCCGCGCCCTGATCCAGCGCCATCTGGTCTCGACCCTGGCGCGTCACGAGGGCTCGGCCACGCCGCGCGACTGGTGGGTGGCGACCGCGCTCGCCGTGCGCGACACCATCCACGAACGCATGATCGCGACGCAGGCGGTGCACAACGCGAACAACGTCCGCCGCATCTACTATTTCTCGCTCGAATACCTCATGGGCCGCCTGTTCGGCAACAACCTGCTCGCCACCGGCCTGATGGACACGGCGAAGGCCGCGCTCGCGTCACTCGGCCAGGATTTCGAGAAGATCCGCGAGGCCGAGGTGGACATGGGCCTGGGCAACGGCGGCCTGGGCCGCCTCGCCGCGTGTTTCCTCGATTCGCTGGCCACGCTCGACTACCCGGCGCTCGGCTACGGCATTTATTACGAGTTCGGGCTGTTCCGCCAGGCCTTCGCGGCCAACGGCCAGCAGGTGGAGCATCCCGACAACTGGATCCTCTTTGGCGACCCGTGGGAGGTGGCCCGGCCGGAATACACCCAGGAGGTGCGCTTCTACGGCCGCATCGAGAACGTGTTCGACGACCACGGCAACTACCGCCCCCGCTGGGTGGACACCAAGACCATCCTTGGCGTGCCGCACGACATCCCGACCGCGGGTTTTGGCACCGGCACCGTGAACCTGCTCCGCCTGTGGGCCTCGAAATCCTCCGAGGACTTCGACCTCGCGGCCTTCAACCGCGGCGGCTATGTCGAAGCGGTCCGGGAGAAGGCCATCGGCGAGACCGTCTCGAAGGTGCTTTACCCGAACGACAAGACCGAGACCGGCAAGGAGCTGCGCCTGATGCAGCAGTATTTCTTCGTTGCCTGCTCGCTGCGCGACATCATCCGCCGCCACTTCCGCAACCCGGCCAACAGCTGGAAGAACTTCGCCGGCAAGGTCGCGGTACAGCTCAATGACACGCACCCTGCCATCGCCGTCGTGGAGCTCACGCGCATCCTGATCGACGAGCACGGCTTCACCCTCGCCGCCGCGTGGGAGATTGTCGGGGCGACCTTCGCCTACACCAACCACACGCTCCTGCCCGAGGCGCTCGAGAAATGGAGTGTGGGGCTCTTCGAGCGCGTGCTGCCGCGGCACCTGCAGCTCATCTACGACATCAACGCGCAATTGCTGAAGGCGGTGGAAACAAAATGGCCCGGCGACAACGAGAAGAAGCGCATCTGCTCACTCATCGAGGAGAACGGGCACAAGCAGGTCCGCATGGCCAACCTGGCCGTCGCCGGCTCGCACGCCGTCAACGGCGTGGCCGCGCTGCACACCGACCTGCTCAAGAAGAACCTCTTCCCGGAGTTCGATGCCCTCTACCCGGGCAAATTCCAAAACAAGACCAACGGCATCACGCCCCGCCGCTGGCTGCACAAGGCCAACCCGCGTCTCTCGGCGCTCATCACGAAGAAGCTTGGTTCCGCCGCCTGGGTGCGCGGCCTCGATCAGCTCCACGGGCTCGAGAAATCCGCCGGCGACGCCGCGTTCCAGAAGGAATTCATGGCCATCAAGCGGGCCAACAAGGTGGACCTCGCGGCCGTCATCAAGGCCGAGTGCGGGGTCGACGTCTCGCCCGACGCGCTCTTCGACGTCCAGATCAAGCGCCTGCACGAATACAAGCGCCAGCACCTGAACCTGCTCCACATCCTCGCGCTCTACCGCCGGCTGTTGCAGAACCCCGGTCTCGACATCGTGCCGCGCGTCTTTGTCTTCGGCGCCAAGGCCGCGCCGGGCTACGACCTGGCGAAGAACATCATCCGCGCCATCAACGTCGTCGGCGCGCACATCAACACCGACCCCCGCATCGGCGGGAAGCTCAAGGTCGTCTTCCTGCCGAACTACCGCGTGTCCCTTGCCGAGAAGATCATCCCGGCGGCCGACCTCTCGGAGCAGATCTCCACCGCCGGCAAGGAGGCCTCGGGCACCGGCAACATGAAGCTCTCGCTCAACGGGGCGCTGACCATCGGCACCCTCGATGGCGCCAACGTCGAGATCAAGGAGGAGGTCGGCGACGAGAACATCTTCATCTTCGGCCTCAACGTCGACGAGGTCGCCGCGCTGTGGGCGAAGGGTTACAAGCCCTGGGACTTCTATCAGGCCGATGAGGAACTGCGCGCCGTGCTCGACTGGCTCGGCAGCGACTTCTTCACGCCCGGCGAGCACGGGGCGTTTGCGCTCGTGCACGACAGCCTGCTGTCGGGCGGCGATCCCTACCTGGTGCTGGCGGACTTCCGCCGTTACTGCGATTGTCAGGCCCGGGTGGACGCGGCCTACCGGGACAAGGCGAAGTGGGCGAAGATGGCCATCCTCAACACCGCGCGTCTCGGCAAGTTCTCCAGCGACCGCACCATCCGCGAATACGCGAAGGACATCTGGAGCCTCAAGCCGGTGAAGGTCTGA
- the mutL gene encoding DNA mismatch repair endonuclease MutL produces MPTIRILSDRVANQIAAGEVIERPAAVVKELVENSLDAGATRIEVEFRHGGRSYIRVEDNGSGMTKDDALLSLERHATSKLLETADLGRLDTFGFRGEAVPSIASVSHFELQTRPATGPGTEIVINGGKLVHVRECGLAPGTRTTVTHLFNSVPARRKFLKTDATESAHIIQTVRLYALACPATAFTLVEDGRVLFQSPVCSTLAERVAEIFGRQLAGDLLPVEMTESGLKLSGLIGKPGVSRATRHEMLLFVNRRPVDSRTLNYALIESYATSLAKGRYPVAVLFLNLDPAAVDVNVHPAKREVRFRSEGAVRGFVIRAVLQTLREFNAPAPAEPADHLPGDPQRPALAPIPVPSVMSQPFRPFTRAPFTVEIHPQPAAPVPAAPANPPPLARAPLPASSLMGWRFLGTAHGDYALFEAPGGVVVLDRRAAHERVWFERLQAEFAQGEVASQRLLFALPVELDAIASALLTDRLKFLHAHGLEVAEFGRNFFRIEAVPAWLEPADAETFLRDVLGLMREGRLDEKKADLANEELARLAAQKAVRLPVAVSEAEALTLVARLFACTQPHTSPVGRPTHFELSKGELGRRFQR; encoded by the coding sequence ATGCCGACCATCCGTATCCTCTCAGACCGGGTAGCGAACCAGATCGCCGCCGGCGAGGTCATCGAGCGCCCGGCCGCGGTGGTGAAGGAGCTGGTCGAGAACAGCCTCGACGCCGGCGCCACGCGCATCGAGGTGGAGTTCCGCCACGGCGGGCGCAGCTACATCCGCGTCGAGGACAACGGCAGCGGCATGACCAAGGACGACGCGCTGCTCTCGCTCGAACGGCACGCGACCAGCAAGCTTCTGGAGACGGCCGACCTCGGCCGGCTGGACACCTTCGGCTTTCGCGGCGAGGCCGTGCCGTCCATCGCCAGCGTTTCCCATTTCGAATTGCAGACGCGGCCCGCCACGGGTCCGGGGACGGAAATCGTCATCAACGGCGGCAAGCTGGTGCACGTGCGCGAGTGCGGCCTGGCGCCCGGCACGCGCACGACCGTCACCCACCTGTTCAACTCGGTGCCCGCGCGCCGGAAGTTCCTCAAGACCGACGCCACCGAGTCGGCGCACATCATCCAGACCGTGCGGCTCTACGCGCTGGCTTGTCCCGCCACGGCGTTCACCCTTGTGGAGGACGGCCGGGTGCTGTTCCAGTCGCCCGTGTGTTCGACGCTGGCCGAGCGCGTCGCCGAGATTTTCGGCCGGCAGCTGGCGGGGGACCTGCTTCCCGTCGAGATGACCGAGTCGGGACTGAAGCTCAGCGGGCTCATCGGCAAGCCCGGCGTCAGTCGCGCCACGCGCCATGAGATGTTGCTGTTCGTCAACCGCCGGCCGGTGGACAGCCGCACGCTGAATTACGCGCTGATCGAGTCCTATGCGACGTCGCTGGCCAAGGGGCGCTACCCGGTGGCGGTGCTCTTCCTGAACCTCGACCCGGCGGCGGTGGACGTGAACGTGCACCCCGCGAAGCGCGAGGTGCGTTTCCGCAGCGAGGGTGCGGTGCGCGGCTTTGTGATCCGTGCCGTGCTGCAGACGTTGCGGGAGTTCAACGCGCCCGCTCCGGCCGAGCCGGCGGACCATTTGCCCGGTGACCCGCAGCGCCCGGCTCTCGCGCCCATTCCTGTTCCAAGTGTGATGTCGCAACCGTTCCGGCCGTTCACGCGCGCGCCGTTCACGGTGGAGATCCACCCCCAGCCGGCCGCGCCGGTCCCCGCTGCTCCGGCGAATCCGCCCCCGCTGGCGCGCGCGCCGCTGCCGGCCTCTTCCCTGATGGGCTGGCGCTTCCTGGGCACGGCGCACGGCGATTATGCGCTGTTCGAGGCGCCGGGCGGGGTGGTGGTGCTCGACCGGCGCGCGGCGCATGAACGTGTCTGGTTCGAGCGGTTGCAGGCTGAGTTTGCCCAAGGCGAGGTCGCCAGCCAGCGGCTGCTGTTCGCGCTGCCGGTGGAACTGGACGCCATCGCCAGCGCGCTGCTGACCGACCGGTTGAAGTTCCTGCACGCGCATGGCCTTGAAGTCGCCGAGTTCGGCCGGAATTTCTTCCGGATCGAGGCTGTGCCGGCCTGGCTGGAGCCGGCCGACGCGGAAACCTTCCTGCGCGATGTGCTCGGGCTGATGCGCGAAGGCCGGCTCGACGAAAAGAAGGCCGACCTCGCCAACGAGGAACTGGCCCGGCTGGCGGCGCAGAAGGCCGTGCGGTTGCCGGTGGCGGTCAGCGAAGCCGAGGCGCTTACGCTGGTCGCCCGGCTTTTTGCCTGCACCCAGCCGCATACCAGCCCGGTGGGCCGGCCGACGCATTTTGAGCTGAGCAAGGGGGAGTTGGGGCGGCGTTTCCAGCGCTGA
- the argH gene encoding argininosuccinate lyase, whose amino-acid sequence MAKQAQATWGGRFSAGPAELMLRFSESVSFDRRLAPFDIQGSKAHSAMLAKVGLISQKERDAIHRGLDAIGREIAAGQFTWHTKFEDVHMNIEQALTRRVPAAAKLHTARSRNDQVATDMRLYFKAACAEIIGHITAAQRAILKVAEKNRDVLIPGYTHLQRAQPVFLAHHLFAYLEMLARDAERFATVADHANWCPLGSGAIAGTTLPIDREFTAKLLGFVDEAGRPRATRNSMGAVSDRDTYIEFAAACALAGVHFSRIAEDLILWASHEFKFVDLPDAFCTGSSLMPQKKNPDSLELLRGKSARLQGNLHTLLVLVKGLPLTYNRDLQEDKPPVFDSHDQTVLCLQVLAGTIAGLKMNRAKCATAVADPALLATDLADYLVRRGVAFREAHHAVGAVVRLAEEKKVALDRLTLAEVRTVHPGFARDWVESFHLQKAMARRQGTGMPGPAQVALQFKRWAKLLG is encoded by the coding sequence ATGGCAAAGCAGGCGCAAGCCACCTGGGGTGGACGTTTCTCGGCGGGCCCCGCCGAGCTGATGCTGCGTTTCAGCGAATCGGTCTCGTTCGACCGTCGTCTCGCCCCGTTCGACATCCAGGGCAGCAAGGCCCACTCGGCCATGCTCGCGAAGGTCGGCCTGATCAGCCAAAAGGAACGCGACGCCATCCACCGGGGCCTCGACGCCATCGGGCGCGAGATCGCCGCCGGCCAGTTCACCTGGCACACGAAGTTCGAGGATGTGCACATGAACATCGAGCAGGCGCTGACCAGGCGCGTGCCCGCCGCCGCCAAGCTGCACACCGCGCGCAGCCGCAACGACCAGGTCGCGACCGACATGCGGCTCTATTTCAAGGCCGCGTGCGCCGAGATCATCGGCCACATCACCGCCGCCCAGCGCGCCATCCTGAAGGTCGCGGAGAAGAACCGCGACGTGCTCATTCCCGGCTATACGCACCTGCAGCGGGCCCAGCCGGTGTTCCTCGCGCACCACCTCTTCGCCTACCTCGAAATGCTGGCGCGCGACGCCGAGCGCTTCGCCACGGTGGCGGACCACGCCAACTGGTGCCCGCTCGGCTCCGGCGCCATCGCCGGCACGACGCTGCCGATCGATCGCGAGTTCACGGCGAAACTGCTGGGCTTTGTGGACGAGGCCGGCCGGCCGCGGGCGACGCGGAACAGCATGGGCGCGGTCAGCGACCGGGACACCTACATCGAGTTTGCGGCCGCGTGTGCGCTGGCCGGCGTGCATTTCTCCCGCATCGCGGAGGACCTCATCCTCTGGGCGAGCCATGAATTCAAGTTCGTGGATCTGCCCGACGCGTTCTGCACCGGCTCGAGCCTGATGCCCCAGAAGAAAAATCCCGACTCGCTGGAGCTGCTTCGCGGCAAGTCGGCCCGGCTGCAGGGCAACCTGCACACGCTGCTCGTGCTCGTGAAGGGCCTGCCGCTCACCTACAACCGCGACCTCCAGGAGGACAAGCCGCCGGTTTTCGACAGCCACGACCAGACGGTGCTGTGCCTGCAGGTGCTGGCCGGCACGATCGCGGGCCTGAAGATGAACCGGGCGAAGTGCGCCACGGCCGTCGCGGATCCCGCGTTGCTGGCCACCGACCTCGCCGACTATCTCGTGCGCCGGGGTGTCGCCTTCCGCGAGGCGCACCATGCCGTGGGCGCGGTCGTGCGGCTGGCGGAGGAGAAGAAAGTGGCGCTCGACCGCCTGACGCTGGCCGAGGTCCGCACCGTGCACCCCGGGTTTGCCCGGGACTGGGTGGAATCCTTCCACCTGCAGAAGGCCATGGCCCGCCGCCAGGGCACGGGCATGCCCGGCCCGGCGCAGGTCGCGCTGCAGTTCAAACGCTGGGCGAAGCTGCTGGGGTAA
- a CDS encoding OsmC family protein: MVKSTGTYQGELNCQLTHGPSGQKIETDAPKDNHGRGLAFSPTDLTAASFASCMVTTMAIAAKTKLGFDIPGVRWEVTKEMSADAPRRIVRLATQVWFPFPKSKDPAGVLEKAALNCPVHHSLHPAIERPVTFHWAE, from the coding sequence ATGGTCAAAAGCACCGGCACCTACCAAGGCGAGCTCAACTGCCAGCTCACGCACGGCCCCTCGGGCCAGAAGATCGAGACCGACGCGCCCAAGGACAACCACGGCCGCGGCCTGGCGTTCTCGCCGACGGACCTGACCGCCGCGTCGTTCGCCTCCTGCATGGTCACGACCATGGCAATTGCGGCGAAGACCAAGCTTGGCTTCGACATTCCCGGCGTGCGCTGGGAGGTGACCAAGGAGATGTCGGCCGACGCCCCGCGGCGCATCGTGCGCCTCGCGACGCAGGTCTGGTTCCCTTTCCCGAAGTCGAAGGACCCGGCCGGCGTGCTGGAGAAGGCCGCGCTCAACTGTCCGGTGCATCACAGCCTGCACCCGGCGATCGAGCGTCCCGTCACTTTCCACTGGGCGGAGTGA
- a CDS encoding PIG-L family deacetylase — translation MRFASPTADAYVPDRRPLAAALARTTHLCLAAHQDDIEILAYHGISAAYARRTFTGVVITDGGGSPRAGKFAKFSDEEMRAVRRVEQRRAARLGHYGAMLQLAHPSAVVKDPRRLEVVADLAAILRATAPDVVYLHNPADKHDTHVACFQRCLEALRSLPARLRPKAVYGCEVWRNLDWLLDTDKVVLDDSARPKLAAQLIAAFASQIAGGKRYDLAIAGRRLANATFHASHATDRATALTWAMDLTPLVQDDKLSVEKYTLGHLDRLRADVAARLRRFK, via the coding sequence ATGAGATTCGCTTCCCCCACCGCCGATGCCTATGTGCCGGATCGCCGCCCTCTGGCAGCGGCGCTGGCGCGCACCACGCACCTCTGCCTCGCCGCGCATCAGGACGACATCGAGATTCTCGCCTATCACGGCATCAGCGCGGCCTACGCCCGGCGCACGTTCACCGGCGTGGTCATCACCGACGGCGGGGGCAGTCCGCGCGCGGGAAAGTTTGCGAAATTTTCAGACGAGGAGATGAGGGCGGTCCGCCGGGTGGAGCAACGCCGCGCGGCCCGGCTCGGCCACTATGGTGCCATGCTCCAGCTCGCGCACCCCAGCGCCGTGGTCAAGGATCCGCGCCGCCTCGAGGTCGTGGCGGATCTCGCGGCCATCCTGCGGGCCACGGCGCCCGACGTCGTCTACCTGCACAATCCCGCCGACAAGCACGACACCCATGTGGCCTGTTTCCAGCGTTGTCTCGAGGCGCTGCGTTCGCTGCCGGCGCGGCTCCGCCCCAAGGCCGTCTACGGCTGCGAGGTCTGGCGCAACCTCGACTGGCTGCTCGATACCGACAAGGTCGTGCTCGACGATTCCGCCCGGCCGAAGCTCGCCGCCCAGCTCATCGCGGCCTTTGCGTCGCAGATCGCCGGCGGCAAGCGTTACGACCTGGCCATCGCCGGCCGGCGCCTCGCCAACGCCACCTTCCACGCCTCGCACGCCACCGACCGCGCCACGGCGCTTACGTGGGCGATGGACCTGACGCCGCTGGTGCAGGACGACAAACTCTCCGTTGAGAAATACACCCTCGGCCACCTCGACCGGCTTCGCGCCGATGTGGCCGCGCGGCTGCGGCGTTTCAAGTAA
- a CDS encoding TIGR00282 family metallophosphoesterase: MKLLFIGDIVGKPGRGIVSALVPKVRAERGIDFVIANGENAAAGAGITGSLCSAILAAGVDVITLGDHVWDQKGFEHEITTLERVCRPANLPAGCPGRDHVIVEKDGFRLLVFTVLGRSFMGLKAECPFLGADALLKRLAGQFDGALVEIHAEATSEKQAMGWHLDGRVTAVLGTHTHVATADTSLLRKQTAFMCDVGMTGPHESVLGREIEPVVGRFLDGMPRRFEVATGDNRLSVAVVEFAKTGRAERIEWLSLKLP, encoded by the coding sequence ATGAAGCTCCTGTTCATCGGCGACATCGTCGGCAAGCCCGGGCGCGGGATCGTCAGTGCGCTGGTGCCGAAGGTCCGCGCCGAACGGGGCATCGATTTTGTCATCGCCAACGGCGAGAATGCCGCGGCTGGCGCGGGCATTACGGGTTCCCTGTGCTCGGCCATCCTCGCGGCGGGCGTCGACGTCATCACGCTCGGCGACCACGTGTGGGACCAGAAGGGATTTGAGCACGAGATCACCACGCTGGAGCGCGTATGCCGCCCGGCCAACCTGCCGGCCGGTTGTCCGGGGCGCGACCATGTCATTGTCGAGAAGGACGGTTTCCGCCTGCTGGTGTTCACCGTGTTGGGCCGCAGCTTCATGGGCCTGAAGGCCGAGTGTCCTTTCCTCGGGGCGGATGCGCTGCTCAAGAGACTGGCCGGCCAGTTCGACGGCGCGCTGGTCGAGATCCATGCCGAGGCGACTTCTGAAAAGCAGGCCATGGGCTGGCACTTGGACGGGCGCGTCACGGCTGTGCTGGGCACGCACACGCACGTGGCCACGGCCGATACATCGCTGTTGCGCAAGCAGACGGCTTTCATGTGCGATGTCGGCATGACCGGCCCGCACGAGTCGGTGCTGGGCCGCGAGATCGAGCCCGTCGTCGGCCGGTTCCTCGACGGCATGCCGCGCCGCTTCGAGGTGGCCACGGGCGACAACCGCCTGTCGGTCGCGGTGGTGGAGTTCGCGAAAACAGGTCGCGCCGAGCGCATCGAATGGCTTAGCCTGAAACTGCCCTGA